In one Nocardia tengchongensis genomic region, the following are encoded:
- a CDS encoding GNAT family N-acetyltransferase: MASGYSVNVFRTAQHPGWPAHLGPVRVAAGTVTLRPIRLRDASAWGRIRVRDKDYLEKWEPTGRGPWEARNHSSNWPALWSALKAEARRGAMIPFVIEVDGVFSGQLTVGNIVRGALRSAWIGYWVSSELAGQGVATAALALGLDHCFGEVGLHRVEATVRPENLASQAVLRNVGFREEGMLQRYLDVDGAWRDHLLVGMTVEEVSGTVVDRLIRAGRATKA; the protein is encoded by the coding sequence ATGGCGAGTGGGTACAGCGTGAATGTCTTCCGTACGGCTCAGCATCCGGGCTGGCCTGCGCATCTGGGGCCGGTCCGGGTCGCCGCGGGCACGGTCACGTTGCGGCCGATCCGGTTGCGTGACGCCTCGGCGTGGGGCCGGATCCGGGTCCGGGACAAGGACTATCTGGAGAAGTGGGAGCCGACCGGGCGCGGACCGTGGGAGGCGCGCAACCATTCGAGCAATTGGCCCGCGCTGTGGTCGGCGTTGAAGGCCGAGGCTCGGCGTGGCGCGATGATTCCGTTCGTCATCGAGGTGGACGGCGTGTTCAGCGGGCAGTTGACGGTGGGCAATATCGTGCGGGGCGCACTGCGTTCGGCGTGGATCGGTTACTGGGTGTCGAGCGAGCTGGCCGGGCAGGGGGTGGCCACCGCGGCGCTGGCGCTGGGTCTGGATCACTGCTTCGGTGAGGTCGGGCTGCATCGGGTGGAGGCCACGGTGCGTCCGGAAAACCTTGCCAGTCAGGCGGTTCTGCGCAATGTCGGGTTCCGTGAGGAGGGCATGCTGCAGCGCTACCTGGACGTGGACGGTGCGTGGCGGGATCATCTGCTGGTCGGGATGACCGTGGAAGAGGTCTCGGGGACCGTGGTGGACAGGCTGATTCGCGCGGGGCGCGCCACCAAAGCCTGA